ATGAAAGATTCATTGGCTGCAGTGTGCAATGCAACTCAAGCTGCGGCTCGTATTCATCAAGTTTTCAGAGTTCAATCGTTTCAGAGAAAACAGCAAAAGGAACATGGTGTTGACAAATTTGGAATGTCTGATGAACGCGCTCTTTCACTGATAGCAGCAAATGCCAAGTCGCACAAGTTTGGCCAACGTGATGAGCCTGTTCATGTTGCTGCAACACGAATTCAGAACAAGTTTCGCAGTTGGAAAGGCAGAaaagattttttgattattcGACAGCGAATTGTAAAAATTCAGGTACATTTATTTGCAGAGCTATTTCCAACCTTTGCATGTGCAAAATGTTACTGTTTTGGTTTGCATTTAGTGTTTGTAATACATGCTTTCATTTTAACCTGTAACTTGTTGCTATAGGCTCACGTGAGAGGTCACCAAGTTAGGAAAAACTATGGAAAGATAATTTGGTCGGTTGGGATCGTGGAAAAGATTATATTGCGTTGGCGTCGAAAAGGTAGTGGTTTGCGTGGATTCAAATCTGAGGCCATCTCCGAGGGAGCTATGGTACAAGATGCATCATCTTCCACTGAAGATGACTATGATTTTTTGAAAGAAGGCAGAAAGCAAACTGAGAAAAGGTTGGAGAAAGCACTTGCTAGGGTGAAGTCGATGGCTCAGTATCCAGATGCAAGAGACCAATACCACAGGCTATTGAATGTTGTAACTGATATACAAGAAAACCAGGTATTCTATCTGTTGTAAGAAAAGTATTTTTCTAATGACATATTGCAGAATCTTGCATGTAAAAATAGTGCATCAAGAATGCAAAATTTGGATGTTTCGATTATTCCCACCTGAATCAATTGCTGAACCCATGCAAAATCTTCGGGACGTTCAAAATGCCAGCAGTTAAAGTCATTTAATTTCTTCTGCATATGCTTTTTGCAGGTAAAGCAAGATTCGAGTTTTAGCAATTCAGAAGAAACAAGACAGAGACAATTCAATAACCTCGTTGATCTTGAAGCATTGTTGGACGAAGATACTTTCATGTCTACAGACACTTAGAAATTAGCTTCCATCTATCTTAAAGCATTTTATAACAGAATCAGGCAATTGTCTTAATTTGATCCTTGTAGCAATCTTGATTCCCGTTCACGTAGTTAAAAGGAAATCGTGGGGTCATTAGCTAATTTCTCACAAAAATGCATAAACTCAAATTGCATAGCCCCAAAAATACGCACTTTACTCTTGCTGTTGAATGCAGATTTATCTTAGCCAGTACAAAATGCTTTAAGCAAATTGTGAAGCCAAAATTTCAATGCATGGTTCATTGCCATTGATGAACTAAGGTTGGGTTCACATTGAGGTAAACTTGAGAACCATTACTTTCACAGATTATACAGTACATCCCATTGGTTAACTTAAAATGTGCAATGGAACCTATGTTAATTAGATAACTTATTTGACAAAATATCGATCTTAAAATCTTATGTTTATACTCTCACTCAATTCTGATCACCATTACAAGTTGAAAAAGATGACCAGATGCAAAGGTGCAACAATCATAGTTTTATGAATGCATACCTTTTGAAATTATAAAGTTTTAAATTGACTTATTAAACCAAATTGTATACCAAATATATGCCCCTGACAAATGTTTACTATGATAaatcataataaattataaaaatttgataataCAGTTTAAAGAAGTCATTTTCTCAGAATTAAACTTGCCTACCAAAATatacaaatatttcaaaatttagtgttatttttcattttagcaagatcttaaaatatttttgttaggATCTTATACTTTCCGATCTTCCTACCCCCTCTCGATCTGACAAAATAATCAGATATGATCTTCCAATCTTAGTTACAATTTTATGTTTCACAATTTTGCAACCCCCTCCCGATCTTATGCAAGATTTTCGATATTGACAATCTTGAGTGTATACACCATTTAATATGACCACAAACATGATTTACCCTAAAGCTCTTAAGGAACTAAAATAATGTTGGTTAAGCATCAAGCATTTTACATTTCATTGTGTTTCTAATGTTGGTTGAACACTTGCAACCATGAATACATATTGTCGGCAAAATTTCCACCATATATATACTGCACTTATTGTGAGAAAGGAGACGAAAAAGGACAGTGCTCCCACCATCCACTGTACATGCCAACCACCTAAGTATACATTTCACAACACAACCTGTATGCTCTAAAGAATGTAACAGCTCCCCCAACAGGTTGAATAATGgtataacatgaaaataaataaaggaacTAGATGGAAAATACTGGTCCAAATGATTTGATTACCTAAAAGTAGTACAACACCTCCATCTAGTTATTGTTATCAGAGCCAAGGCTCTCATAGAACAAAATGTACCCATGGTCTGTATTAGTTGAATATTCCTGTGGTGATCCAAAGAAAGTTTGCACAGCAGACTCATCAATCATTTCCACGTTTTCGTCATCAAAAAATAACCAGTGGTTATGGCTTTTCACAAGGCTGACATAGTGCCCGTGGTTGGGACCACTCCCAACATGAACAACTACCGCAAATAGAGAATACTCATTATCTGCATCTTCAACAGTGTTGCTCAACTTCAGCTCAAGGGGAAAAACAACCCGGTAAGACAGCTTCTTGTACCGGCCAAGCTGTTCCATGTATTTAAACCGCTTGAGATGAATGACCAGAATGTGAGGCGGTTTCTTTATCTTCATTCTCTTCTGAGCTTCTTGCAAACTAATATCAAAAGAAAGTTCACATCTTAGTTATCAGACTGGTAAATGAGCATGAAAAAAACAGACTGGTAAATGAGCATGAAAAAAACAGACTGGTAAATGGTCGTGACATCTTGTACATACTGAACTGACACGGTCAAGAAATCCCGTTCAGATGACAAATGAAGTGCCAATCAATGGAAAAATGAACATGTTTCAGTCTGCTTATTGAAAAATGAACATGTTCCGGTATGCTTATTCAAACTATTTGACATATATGCTTCACACAAACAATTTATTTCCTTCTCCAGTTAAAAGTAGAAAAGGAAGGCGCAAAACAACGGCACTATTCAAAATGATCTAGATCTGAACAGATATCTGAAATTTTGGTTTTTTACAAAGTCTAATGCatctattaaaatttaaaatacatgtTAAACAAGCAGCAGTATATTATAGCTAAGCACAtgattcaagatggttgaaaacAAACCGTTTATATTTTCCAAACCAGTAAAGAAACCTTATAACAAACAGCTGATGCCATACTATAAAATCCATATACCTGCAGCATTTGTCGCAGAAAAATTTGTCCTCAGCATTCAAAGTCTCAGTGGAACTGAAATTTTTCAAACAACTTGTAATTGAACTGTTTTGCTCAATATCAAGGCTCAAGTCAAAAAATGTTTCGTCCCTAGCTGTCACAGTTTCACATTGCAAGCACCTTGTCTCATTGGTGAGTATTCCCTAATCACAGCAAATTGCAACAATGAAATTCCACAACATAGATATAAATCTAAATTATGTGATCAGCATAATGAAAATAACATCAACCACCACCccgaaaaaagaaaaataaataaagagaaaCTGACAGAAgcaaaattatttttgttattcttactattattattattataatcattATCAATTTCATCAAGTGTGACATTCA
This is a stretch of genomic DNA from Vicia villosa cultivar HV-30 ecotype Madison, WI unplaced genomic scaffold, Vvil1.0 ctg.000910F_1_1, whole genome shotgun sequence. It encodes these proteins:
- the LOC131632119 gene encoding ubiquitin carboxyl-terminal hydrolase 4; its protein translation is MGAAGSKLEKALGDQFPEGERYFGLENFGNTCYCNSVLQALYFCVPFREQLLEYYGNNKSIGDVEENLLTCLADLFSQISSQKKKTGVIAPKRFVQRLKKQNELFRSYMHQDAHEFLNFLLNELVDILEKEAQASKTDPEIPAPSEKVANGFKNGHANGPQKEPLITWVHKNFQGILTNETRCLQCETVTARDETFFDLSLDIEQNSSITSCLKNFSSTETLNAEDKFFCDKCCSLQEAQKRMKIKKPPHILVIHLKRFKYMEQLGRYKKLSYRVVFPLELKLSNTVEDADNEYSLFAVVVHVGSGPNHGHYVSLVKSHNHWLFFDDENVEMIDESAVQTFFGSPQEYSTNTDHGYILFYESLGSDNNN